The proteins below are encoded in one region of Apium graveolens cultivar Ventura chromosome 4, ASM990537v1, whole genome shotgun sequence:
- the LOC141719031 gene encoding transcription factor HHO6-like, producing the protein MGVNSPVSEPEFDLNSSFVPVNISEFLREVSMITDVSERAMKIDDYVLHLQDELNKVHAFKRELPLCMLLLNDATERLKEEKMKCMEMETRPLMEEFVTLKGGKSDETGGAIKSIDCSEKKNWMSSVQLWSTNVQFHNFGHDFLSNLKSKVRDEDASRSSGGCDQICDKLRSSGGAFVPFKRQSGPILREKLDNLVKERNKNLAISNLSLSVPLIETGPINKNSKGNIRGSSSSDSAVPDRKRRRCWSPDLHRRFVNALQQLGGPNVATPKQIREVMQVNDLTNDEVKSHLQKYRLHVRKLPAAKVNYPWLARDQYNSMSNSSISQSGSPEGPLGSAKGVSTTGGDSMEEEEEKSEGHNWKGRRPKLIEDRL; encoded by the exons ATGGGCGTGAATTCTCCGGTGTCCGAGCCGGAGTTTGATTTAAATTCCAGTTTTGTCCCTGTGAACATTTCGGAATTTCTTAGAGAAGTTTCTATGATCACTGATGTTTCCGAAAGAGCAATGAAGATAGACGATTATGTCCTTCATTTACAAGATGAACTCAACAAGGTCCATGCCTTTAAACGTGAACTTCCCCTCTGCATGCTCCTGTTGAATGATG CTACGGAGAGATTGAAGGAGGAGAAAATGAAGTGTATGGAAATGGAGACTAGACCATTGATGGAAGAATTTGTGACATTAAAAGGTGGTAAATCAGATGAAACTGGAGGGGCAATAAAGTCAATTGATTGCAGTGAGAAGAAGAACTGGATGAGTTCTGTTCAACTTTGGAGCACTAATGTTCAGTTTCACAACTTTGGACATGACTTTTTATCCAACCTTAAATCT AAGGTGAGAGATGAGGATGCATCAAGATCATCAGGCGGATGTGATCAGATATGTGATAAATTGCGAAGCAGTGGAGGAGCTTTTGTGCCATTTAAGAGACAATCTGGCCCGATTTTGAGAGAAAAACTCGACAACTTAGTGAAGGAGAGGAACAAGAATTTAGCAATTAGTAATCTTTCTCTGTCTGTCCCTCTGATTGAAACTGGTCCAATTAATAAGAATTCGAAAGGGAACATTAGGGGATCTAGTAGCTCTGATTCAGCGGTACCAGACCGAAAAAGGAGGAGATGCTGGTCTCCTGACTTGCACCGGAGATTTGTCAATGCACTTCAACAACTTGGAGGTCCTAATG TGGCGACGCCAAAGCAAATTAGAGAAGTAATGCAGGTGAATGATCTCACCAACGATGAAGTGAAAAGCCATTTGCAG AAGTACAGACTCCATGTTCGAAAACTTCCAGCTGCTAAAGTAAATTACCCTTGGTTGGCCCGAGATCAATATAATAGCATGTCAAATTCGAGCATTTCACAATCTGGTTCACCAGAAGGCCCTTTGGGATCTGCAAAAGGTGTTTCCACTACTGGCGGTGACAGCATGGAAGAGGAAGAAGAGAAATCTGAAGGCCATAATTGGAAAGGTCGTCGTCCTAAGCTTATTGAGGACAGACTTTAG